gtaagctcggctagaagggagttcggtaagctcggctagaagggagttcggtaagctcggctttgagctggaactaaccgagaagggagttgcttcggtcttgagccgagaaggaagttcggtcttgagccgagtagagagttcggtcttgagttcggtcttgagccgagaagggagttcggccttaagccgagaaggaagaagcaacctagccgaactagccgttggagcagcagttagttagctgagatgtagcggttattcttcttgcttttttgattcttgttgtagttagttagtagcagttgctacttgattgtagagctttaaatagctcataaaccatgtatgtagtttagagtaagagttttatcaataaagagttttccagtttctctccaagattatcatcttcaatactcaaagtgtgagtgtgtgtgtttctgcattgtgtgatctcatacaacagtgagtgtgtgtgatcttcttgagtgtgtgaaagccttgtgtgcgtaaatcacAACAGATTGAAACACATAATCATCGTAGAAACCACGCGCCGCCGTCTCATCTTCCGTCCAAGTAACATACTCCCACTCCGCCGCAGAAACAGCTTGCGGTGGCGGAATACTCAGCGTTGATGGAGATGAAAGAGTTAGAGAGGTGTTGGGAGAAGTAGGCCGCAGCTTTTTGTTAAAGTTGTTGGCCGTTCCTCCTGTCTTTGCACCGCCACCACCGGCGCCAGCCTTGATGGTGGTGCCGCCGCCTAACCTACGCATGCTTATCTCTATCTATTTATGTGAATATGTGATACAGTGAATCGTTTGGGAATGTTCAGTTTAGATTTTTAAGGGAGTTTTATGCTCACGTGGACAAGTTTtccaaatttataaatttatattttgtcCAAATCTATTACGGACTGTTTTGGTTCTGCAATGACATACTTTGCtgtctaaaaataaaatatgccttcgttaacaaaattgaaaaagagATATTTAGTGTATTAATAACATCAACAACGCATATTGCTCATCAGGTGCTGGATGGACAAGATGGAATAGCTTCTTGTCTCTCATCTTACACTCCaccaacaatttcttaaatcttgtctcAACCAATTTGAGATGGagatagtatataaatatatctgctcttattataaaaatatactactttGATAATTAAATcgttttataaaataattgaatcattttttaAGATAGTTAAGTCATTCATTCCTAATCTACTTGCTAAAAAGGATTCAATTTTTAGGATCTCCCAAATTTCTAATCCAATCTTACTCAAATTTAGAGTAATGCTAATCCTTGCTGGCCTTATTTGCTTTATGGTATGGCAGATTTTGAGGACTATAAGAGAATAACAGTAAAATCTCATCAACTTAATAGTAAGGCTTGAATTCAGGGAACTTAATTCTTTCTAATGAAAATAGTAGTATCTATTTTTGTTCATGGAATTTAGCTTTACTTGTGAAAAAAAGATGATGGAACTTTAATGATTTCAGAAGTGGAGGAGGAGGAAATAGTGGAGTGATTTGTTGAATTCTTTCAACCTTCCAATTCCCCAAGAACTAAACACAACAGAGGGACTGAATATGTTGAATGGCATTTGTTTCCCTATATCTCAAACATCTGTTCCTCACTTCATCCTCAGCATCTCTGAATACATGTATTGTTCGGAAAGTCTGGCAAGCAAGATCGTACCGCACCACCCTCCCCGGAATATGGAACACAAAGAATGAGTCCTCCTCTTTCTCACCCCGGATAacactaaaaaaagaaatcacataGACATCCACATCCTCGGTATCGTATTTCTCCTGTTTCATCTCCGGATAAGAAGCAACAACGCCTCTCAGATCGACCTTGTACTTCACAAACCACTCCGAGTAATCCCTTTTCATCTCGTAAACATCAAACTCAACTTGCCTGTTAGGCATCTCCATGTAGTGCAGGTGATCACATGACTCCCCGAAGTAGACACTGCTCCTCACTTCCCACAGTTGGTTGGGAGGCGTTGGGAAGGAGCCGGTTGTCTCGTTCTCAAGATTGAAGTACAAAGAATCGCCATGTCCGATGTTCAGCCAGTGGATTGCTCCATTCCAATATACACCTTTTCTGAAGTTGAAGTGAGATCCTGCGGTGAGGACGAAAGGCTGGCCGCATTCCCTCCATGGACCTCTCTCGGAAGAGTAGAGCTCAATCTGATATCGAACCGAACTCAGTCCAGTCACACAAACGACTTTGTAATGAGGAGACTTGGCGGGGTCGAACCCTAAATTCATTCCACTTATGTTTCTGTCAACATAGTCGATTTTGGGGAGTGTTGAGAATCTGGTAGTGGTGGGATTGAAGATGTAGTACTTCCGGTTGTGGACCGGCCGGGAGTGGAAGGAGCAGCAGAGTAGGAGGCCGTTGCAGGACTGCAGAATCCCGGCCCGTGGGTTGTGTTTGGTGAAGTTGAGTGTTCGGAATGGAGGTTTGGTTGATTGGTTAAGCGAGAAGGGGAGGTACTGGGACATAGGACTGATGGAGAAGTTGAAGTGAAGGAAGAGGCCGATGGCCGGATTCGGATTGGGGTTGCGCAGACGGCAGAAATGCGGATCGGTGATGAGGGAATGCCAGTGTTTGGAGACGAGTTTGAAACGAATGAGTGATTTGAAGGGAAGTCGGAGAAGAATACATGTTAAGAGATGATCAATGGATGCAACTGTTtcatatgatgatgatgaagttCTGCCAAATTTgacttttaatttcattttggtGTTTGCTGCATTGTATGAGTGAGTTTGgtgttaatctccttttatTAATGTGAATATTTGAGGTGGATTGTTTAGGAAGTTGGAATTAGAAAGCAAATAACATTTTGACTATGGAATTTTCTATTGCAGAATTTGCAGTGACCAAGTCTAGTCCAACTGCCAAAGCTTCTCTTGTAATATTCCTCCAACTACTCTCAACTTCCAATAGAATCCTCTTCTGAAAAACACAGCACTAACAAAACATTTAGTAAAAAGGAAGAGggtaaataagaaaaaaagttgaaaatttTAACAATTTAAACATTGTTGGAAGAATGTTACTACAAAACTAGGTTTTCACTCTCCAATTGAAGTATGTATAAACAACGCTAAAACAAACATGGAAATTAAAAGATATACATAGACAGATGCTGAACAATTCTCATCACACTATGAATCTACTTGGATGACTGTCACAGATACTCTCGAAGGCTCTCGCCACTCATGGATTCCATTTCCTTGAGAATTTCTTGAGCAAGCGATTTGACAGGTAGCTCTGAATCTTCAAGCAACTCACCAAAGAAGGGAATAGTTTCTGGCAAAAACACGAGAAACTCCTCTTTCAAGTTCTCCACAAAATGCTTAATTATTCTCAACCCCAACATACGGGCACGTATCTTTTCACTGCGAGTCTGCATCAACACCTGCAATCAAAggacaaagaaaaaaattagtactatttGGAATATTTATATCCCCTTGATCCCCCTAATAGGATTCAAAGCACATGAGAAAGTGAGTGGGCGCATATGCATCTATAGAACCTTAGAAAAAAACCTACATACTAAGAAAAAAAAGTATCAACAACACTTAAAACAGCAAGATATCGGTACTAAGTGATGCCTATGATCACCACGTTAGATGTAACACGAAGCATATTTTAGCAGTCAGAAAATTGAAAAACCCACCAATTTAATGTGCGTTTCAGCTCACTAATATCGACACACAGCACACTGGCAAAGTTAGATAACTGAAGATTGACATTTATGAAAACCAAATCTACTGACAAACAAAAACTTAACCCTAGATTGTGCTCTATTTACTTCAATAATAGCAAAATGGAAACAGCAAAGCGAAACTGAAGTGAGAAAGAAGTTTATTAGatgggagtatttttttttacctcGTGATTCAGAGGCTTCCATAGGAGGTCTGAACCAGCAGTAACAGCCATCTGACCAATACAGGCAACCAACAAATTATCCACTTCTTCTATGGATGGCACATCAGGATGACTGCCAATGTCAACTGGGGGTTCTACTACAAGCTGTGAAACCAATGGTTTCAAAAGAACCTGGAAAACAGATGGAAATCAACAAAAGAATGTAATGCCAGAGTAGCTGAACTTCCAAAATGTAAGTGTTGTGTCAAACAGAACTATTAAGCAACAATAATGCAAAAAGCAGGAAATTTCTCTTGCCTGGAAATTAGAAGAACCAAGAAACCTTGAGTTTCCAGTATCATAGAGGAAACACTTATGGAGAGATGACAAGATCAAAGCCCGGAGATGCCACATTGGAGGGGACAATTCACCGTCTTTGTCCTTTGTTTTATTATTAAGCTTAGCCTTCTTTTTCTTCTGAGACAGTCCCGTGTTCATAACTTCAGCATCAAGAAGAAATCGAACACAGCCATCCAGAAAATACTTGAAGTATGGAACAAACAGAGACCTggtgtaaaaataaaaaaaatgattgatgTCATGATTGAATAAAAAACAAAGCTATacagagaagaaaaagaaagtaaGGGACTGTGATTaagaaaaaaacaagaaatgtgCCAACTCACCGATGGCTTTCAGCAAGTTTGTTCACCACACTATAGAAAGAGATAGCACGGCCATTAGCACTTTCAGGATGCTCTTCATCACCTTTCAGATTTATACCAGACCATTCAATAGTCTTGACAAAAAGTGGCCTGAACATAGTCTCTGTGAGTTTCATAGTCAGGGTAACAATAGCATTGAGGACATATTGCTCAACAGAACTAATATTCTGAACTGAAGCAGGGTTCTGATGCCGTATATCAAGAGCTAGCAGACATAAGTCAAATACTTTTGCATGGTAAGCACCAACTGAGGATCTATCCATTGAACCAACCAAATTTCCAAGCATTTCAAAAACAATCAGCAAACTCGAATCCCCAGACTTAAAAGCATCAGAGTATATTGATAACACAGGGGAGAGCAGAAGTCGAACCtaaggaataaattaaatccatCAGTAAACATTACAATATAGAATAAATGGAAACTACAAAAACTCACAGGGATCTTATCAGTGATGAGCTTGCGCACAACATCAGCTTTCAACTTCTGCTTTTGATCAGCAGCGGAAAAGGACAGCGGATGCAATACAACTAGTTTTAATATGTCCCCCAAATAAGGATTTAGAAACCCTGAAAGCTTGGTGATGACTGCCTCCAAGGTTAGTAGAATTGACATGAAAAGGGAGTGCTCTGATGAAGACCATGTAGCACTGTTGTGTGTTCTCTGAATTTCTGCAACCGCTGAAGAAACATCAGGAGATCTCCCAAGTATGGAATCCATAACACTAGGAAGTTCAGGAAGCGCTCTTGGCCCAAGCGCATTAACTAAAGCACCAGTGGTGCGAAGACAATGACTAGAGAAAATTGTATTGTCTGAACATATCCCCCTACATACAGATCCAAAGCACATGCCAAGGACTTTATCTTGTGAAGGGAACCTGTTTGCTAATGCCTCCAATGCAGATACTGCTGCCAGTTTCAGGGAAGTACTAGAGCTATCATCATGGGCATCGAGTAATGTCAATATTTCCAAACACAACTTCTCAAACGATTCTTCAGATGTCTTGTTCAGATTTAGCCATAAGCTTCTTAAATTTGATACTAAATTCTTCTTATCAATCTTTGTGTTTGTACCCAAGTTCTTCATGGTCTCACACAAAAGCCCAAGAGCCTGTCCAATAGGAAGCTTAAGAATGTGATAATCTAGCCAAGGATTAAACAGATCAAACAAAGAAAATAGGGGGAAAATAGGTGAGTATGCAATGCATATCTTAGAGTCACTACAACCAATTGATCTAATTTGCTCGAgagaaaatttgacaaaaaagTTCTCTTGAGTTTGATTAGGTATGCAATATAATCATGTAGGTTAGCTTGTTTGCAACAACTCCAGTGGTTACATAAAATGTAAGTTCAATTACCTTCTTCCTGACATTTTTATCAGCATGACTGATCAAAGTAATAGTGACTTTGAAGAAGGTGGATGGCAAAAGGCCCCTTATAAGAGTTTTCAAGACACCACGAATGAACTCCTTTAGCTCACTCTTGATGAAAGCTGGAACACCAACATGCTTCTTTTTAGAGTCAACCAGGTGAAGATGATACACAACTTGCTCCATAAGATCACCAGTCATTGTCTGCAGAAATTGGTTCCAGGTGgaataaaattacaaaaggCCGTGTCTATATGAAAAAACTATTATTCTTATCCGAAAAAATAGCAGCAGCATTATTGATTTCAATATAACAGTTCTGGTTACAGAATCCTCTAAACAACAGAATTCCTAGTATCTTTCTGTAAATGTGCACCAACAGTAAAAAAGATGCAGTTATTATTTCTCACCTGAATCTCATTTGAAGTTTCTTCCAACTCAAGCTTGTAGTAATTTTCAGGATCTCGCAACTTGTTAGCAACAAAGTGCATTGCCACCAGCAAATGTATAGATGTGTCTTCATTTAAGGA
This sequence is a window from Salvia splendens isolate huo1 chromosome 5, SspV2, whole genome shotgun sequence. Protein-coding genes within it:
- the LOC121803304 gene encoding F-box protein At5g07610-like, with translation MKLKVKFGRTSSSSYETVASIDHLLTCILLRLPFKSLIRFKLVSKHWHSLITDPHFCRLRNPNPNPAIGLFLHFNFSISPMSQYLPFSLNQSTKPPFRTLNFTKHNPRAGILQSCNGLLLCCSFHSRPVHNRKYYIFNPTTTRFSTLPKIDYVDRNISGMNLGFDPAKSPHYKVVCVTGLSSVRYQIELYSSERGPWRECGQPFVLTAGSHFNFRKGVYWNGAIHWLNIGHGDSLYFNLENETTGSFPTPPNQLWEVRSSVYFGESCDHLHYMEMPNRQVEFDVYEMKRDYSEWFVKYKVDLRGVVASYPEMKQEKYDTEDVDVYVISFFSVIRGEKEEDSFFVFHIPGRVVRYDLACQTFRTIHVFRDAEDEVRNRCLRYRETNAIQHIQSLCCV